The segment GAGGCTATCGCTTCCATGAATTTATTCGATCTGGGTGGTCAATATCTGAGAGTGGGCAGAGCCATAACGCCACCAAACGCGCTTATGGGACCACCTAGTGGCACCAGCATGATGCCAACCGCGGCTGCAGTAGCCGCGGCAGCTGCAACAGCGAAAATTCAAGCGATGGACGCGGTTGCTAGCAACGCGGTAGCGTTAGGTCTTACAAAACTTGGTACTGCACCGCCAATCCTCAATCAAGGTTTGTAAATTCATAAGTTTTGGgtttatactataaaaaaaatttgaattcttttctaaaaaagaagagagaattaTACTTTACACATTATTTCTATGTTGTAGCACTTCCTGGCGTAGTACGGCCTACTATAGCACCTGCGACAATAATGGCACCACCAACGGTAGCGACGGTGGCACCGGTGATACCTCCACCTGGCATAGCCATACCGCAGACCTTGACGCGACCACCCGCCATTATCCAACCGATTCCTGGTCAACCGGTTGTTATACCACCTCCAGCCGTTGTCGCTCCTACAATCGTCGGCACACCagtcgtaaatatttttatcaatgtgtATCAagattaatattcataaattattcgacttattaattacaaaatatttaatcacatgTTAGATACCGGTTACAACAACTGCAAGTTCCGACATTATGAGACGAGCGCAGGAGCAAGCGGCTCATCAAAAACAACAAGAGGAATTACAGAAGAAGCTATTAGAAGAAACGGAACCGCAAACGTTGCAACAACAGGAAAATATGTCCATCAAAGGCCAGAGCGCGCGTCATCTTGTTATGCAAAAGCTTATGCGTAAAGTTGAATCACGCGTAGTTATTTTGCGAAACATGGTGGCCCCGGAGGATGTGGACGAAACCTTACAGGAAGAGATTCAAGACGAGTGCTCTAAATTTGGCGTGGTCGAAcgcgttattatttataaggaGAGACAGTCGGAGGATGATGAAAATGCGGAAGTTATCGTAAAGATATTCGTCGAATTCTCACAAATGAGCGGTAAAGTATACTTATATTGTCCAGATTGATCATACTCATTTACGAGAGCATGAGAAATGCTAAACTATCCTGTATAgattaataatctattataattattgaatttaattgttttcagAAGCGGAACGTGCAAGAGATTCGTTGAATGGTCGTTATTTCGGTGGACGATTAGTTAAAGGAGAATTATACGATCAAGCTCTGTTTGacaataatgatttttctGGTTGATGCGCTCTCTCATATTGAATTTCTATTAGTTTCATTCATATAAAGAGGGTTACATATTTAATGACCAACACTGTGTTTTGTCGTTAAACTACTACTTGTGATTGAAATCTTCTAGCTATGCATTAACAGTAAAAGACAGaagttatacaatattactattctaacaataaatttgtagtggttaaattacaaatgtagAATTGCACAGTATAAGTCGGAGGAGAAAATAATCTAGTTTGAGCGAACGGTTTAGAGTATTTgtgtatgcaattttttttttgtttttgtttgtaaaatgGATCACAGTGGTCAAGCTATTCTTTTCACAAATGTAATCACACAGTCAACTTCAAGAGCAGTTTCAAGCTAGATAATTATAGtttttcaagataaatatttcgtacACTAGCTCTCCCTCATCTAGTATTAgtgttataatttcaaattaatactGTATAGAAAAGCGCGAATATCTTAATTTAcatgtatagatataatagaatattaataaattgttttacatatatatatatataaatatatatatatatatatatacacacatatatatcagATTTTTATGAGATCCacgttaatatattatgtataatttaattattttttcaaatatctaacaatataaggctctgttaaatatttatttcataactATATAATAGTTGAAAGTTTTATTCTAGAATTGttgctatattataattaatttactgttTTCAGTACTTGTATGAATCTTTTGGTTCATAATTACTACCATGACTTTTATAGTCTTCATAAACTGGAAAACTTCCTGGATTGGTAGTCTGAGAAACAGACGGTTGAACGGGAAGATCTTTAGAAGCTTCATtcttggaataatttttttctaaaagttttgCCGCATTCTCTTTCTTGGTCATCGCCAATTGATAATTGGCTTCAATTTCTTCTTGCGTAGGTGGGTCTTTTCTACGATACCTCAACCAGGCTTCCCATTCAGCAGGAATTTCTTGTTCAAAATCGTCTTTATTTACTGGTACGAAATATCGAGGAGGTCTCGGTCGGCTGGAATTGCGAATATCCTGCTCGTAATATTTTGTGCCATAGTAATCTTCGCCCATTAATTTACGACGAGTAAATCGAGGTTTTAGCGAAGATATAAAACTATTCCAAATCATTTTGATGACGCCGCGTTCTTTAGCCATGTTATTATATACTGCAAAAGAAACAATAGTTACGCATATTTAACACgtgtataaataagtataaataaaacgtttaaatatatatttaataataatatattaaatatagtgaaataaaaatgaaggaatGTCTcccgaaaatattaaaagtattgaCCATAATTCGACAAAATTATAACctcaaaacaatattatttaaaatataatacatacgaTAAATTGCAAC is part of the Anoplolepis gracilipes chromosome 2, ASM4749672v1, whole genome shotgun sequence genome and harbors:
- the Hfp gene encoding poly(U)-binding-splicing factor half pint isoform X1 codes for the protein MNGTMAMAPTSQSSMEPPAKKSKVEGNASEFLSGPIYDINQIGQVIAGPGAKYLTLPGILGAGLPKISSEQQDTVNRAKKYAMEQSIKMVLMKQTLAHQQQQMASQRNQVQRQQALALMCRVYVGSISFELKEDTIRQAFLPFGPIKSINMSWDPVTQKHKGFAFVEYEIPEAAQLALEQMNGVMIGGRNIKVVGRPSNMPQAQSVIDEITEESKHYNRIYIASIHQDLTEDDIKSVFEAFGPITYCKLAQGSSPHRHKGYGFIEYETMQAALEAIASMNLFDLGGQYLRVGRAITPPNALMGPPSGTSMMPTAAAVAAAAATAKIQAMDAVASNAVALGLTKLGTAPPILNQALPGVVRPTIAPATIMAPPTVATVAPVIPPPGIAIPQTLTRPPAIIQPIPGQPVVIPPPAVVAPTIVGTPVIPVTTTASSDIMRRAQEQAAHQKQQEELQKKLLEETEPQTLQQQENMSIKGQSARHLVMQKLMRKVESRVVILRNMVAPEDVDETLQEEIQDECSKFGVVERVIIYKERQSEDDENAEVIVKIFVEFSQMSEAERARDSLNGRYFGGRLVKGELYDQALFDNNDFSG
- the Hfp gene encoding poly(U)-binding-splicing factor half pint isoform X2 produces the protein MNGTMAMAPTSQSSMEPPAKKSKVEGNASEFLSGPIYDINQIGQVIAGPGAKYLTLPGILGAGLPKISSEQQDTVNRAKKYAMEQSIKMVLMKQTLAHQQQKNKLVLRQQVLLLMCRVYVGSISFELKEDTIRQAFLPFGPIKSINMSWDPVTQKHKGFAFVEYEIPEAAQLALEQMNGVMIGGRNIKVVGRPSNMPQAQSVIDEITEESKHYNRIYIASIHQDLTEDDIKSVFEAFGPITYCKLAQGSSPHRHKGYGFIEYETMQAALEAIASMNLFDLGGQYLRVGRAITPPNALMGPPSGTSMMPTAAAVAAAAATAKIQAMDAVASNAVALGLTKLGTAPPILNQALPGVVRPTIAPATIMAPPTVATVAPVIPPPGIAIPQTLTRPPAIIQPIPGQPVVIPPPAVVAPTIVGTPVIPVTTTASSDIMRRAQEQAAHQKQQEELQKKLLEETEPQTLQQQENMSIKGQSARHLVMQKLMRKVESRVVILRNMVAPEDVDETLQEEIQDECSKFGVVERVIIYKERQSEDDENAEVIVKIFVEFSQMSEAERARDSLNGRYFGGRLVKGELYDQALFDNNDFSG
- the Hfp gene encoding poly(U)-binding-splicing factor half pint isoform X3 yields the protein MEQSIKMVLMKQTLAHQQQQMASQRNQVQRQQALALMCRVYVGSISFELKEDTIRQAFLPFGPIKSINMSWDPVTQKHKGFAFVEYEIPEAAQLALEQMNGVMIGGRNIKVVGRPSNMPQAQSVIDEITEESKHYNRIYIASIHQDLTEDDIKSVFEAFGPITYCKLAQGSSPHRHKGYGFIEYETMQAALEAIASMNLFDLGGQYLRVGRAITPPNALMGPPSGTSMMPTAAAVAAAAATAKIQAMDAVASNAVALGLTKLGTAPPILNQALPGVVRPTIAPATIMAPPTVATVAPVIPPPGIAIPQTLTRPPAIIQPIPGQPVVIPPPAVVAPTIVGTPVIPVTTTASSDIMRRAQEQAAHQKQQEELQKKLLEETEPQTLQQQENMSIKGQSARHLVMQKLMRKVESRVVILRNMVAPEDVDETLQEEIQDECSKFGVVERVIIYKERQSEDDENAEVIVKIFVEFSQMSEAERARDSLNGRYFGGRLVKGELYDQALFDNNDFSG
- the LOC140676035 gene encoding NADH dehydrogenase [ubiquinone] 1 alpha subcomplex assembly factor 2 is translated as MAKERGVIKMIWNSFISSLKPRFTRRKLMGEDYYGTKYYEQDIRNSSRPRPPRYFVPVNKDDFEQEIPAEWEAWLRYRRKDPPTQEEIEANYQLAMTKKENAAKLLEKNYSKNEASKDLPVQPSVSQTTNPGSFPVYEDYKSHGSNYEPKDSYKY